One Tachysurus vachellii isolate PV-2020 chromosome 18, HZAU_Pvac_v1, whole genome shotgun sequence DNA segment encodes these proteins:
- the LOC132861698 gene encoding BAH and coiled-coil domain-containing protein 1 isoform X12: MESRDFGAPTHLLSERGALVHRAASRITSSGHGSVQHAAAFPPGKYYPSHLPMSTHSGSGLMGNSSASFMGTFLASSLGSSPSHPPHPSRPPSSPSSPPCRGGPHSTASQIWFPHSHEAAPGYPRFSGSLAHTFLPISHLDHHANSGVLYGQHHFYDTQKENFYLRSLPSQPPLISANHSIPPMSRTEPGNTQVSCSRDTGSAVNLHKSLKEASIDKGMVSGTKDKERPSSKHDSKDRHSHNQHPQPQHLHSHQPQHHSHHSSTMDNLNAMERHKASLLMEYKDHSQSMSKPLSACLLNGKMQNGDSRAEVGSKGSMPSCGGESMGRGPGDSTNAQARHMGNSSTGRCTKEAVSGEMRISEQPPPDCVERGQVLHQSLSYSVPPPLPVGSATGGGHPGSFHCLQFHTSHPHHTQHPHHSHHSHHHPDFFCPPPPAPITNSSLHEKGVGSSGAREPKATRPTFVPSVGHLGEKAGGPFQLGNPECQGVAGGGSSTKEKAMEKTSGGVGHSGNWHRKHQEHQHQQQQPAPQKQHPYRKAEKAPDWMHNNDHHLQQQQQSHTRQHQAARSHSADCINGIDTEVYRSALTQEPKTGHLLTHLSNVNPQSFRDCSHSGSTPNSSPLAKTISQQGPGSGGGSCSMQREGQKVARIRHQQHGRTGSGAPSAELGQTSNSQEMKRKMDMSPYGYNNSSQHHSHQQSPVPPWAMHPHHIHLEEDQRRVYMESVSGPASVRQQPHQHQSAGMGPPPAPAQNQQEVLGPQGEGSAMKNLLKYSNQQQPLLLSQKTPFGGLGSIKMGPNSTNCTLQTVKTTLPSRKVITSESERHDCGGRSREIGEVAHGEGEVRQPPVGIAVAVARQKEPTCRPPDNHPSSCQGRIHSGMKGASRPMYPTDSSREEDRKRMNGEHMGISGGHPCLDREQESFIRDNKERVEFARIHPSNSCRGDIPSHLMVPSGTSLQSGQLGDPAAHAHSAHHHWMPRTASPSLWMTGHSYGISHTSLHQNLPPGFSATMPAPLQPVLPLPQDPSAQLVVLPTEPTSHPATHHLDVMEQPGLWPPVYRARGPPSHMQHPAVYSRSQFLRQQELYALQQHQQLQHQQHPGHQQLPQPPQQHRGAHSIEPQHRNTHNQMQKKPEDHGACTVDLQDILSEPRNPKATKSYTFGSSNRATSPPRASAAHMSPCCQSPCMHPHPKSTPSTPCPVPSPAATVPCSPAISPAPSQLPNITETQDKRAKGQPPQDYPQTMEPDLPPGYSYPAIAMGYRSGPSSQDVQLAEPAELEAIPVEPVEHAPAPMSSIGEGPECHAIVRPITDSQLPLDKKSEEEQAQEQAHAALEQNGEPDTVGCSVPVEHEQAQGEAAMLICHPEESSVCEAPPCPGSWLEDPVHKDSTIVCQEDGDLLEKENVVSELNPQTAKVPEHTCVPLNPADLQPSTGTEVVAKEIEKEAQEEDCVQIISAPSSPTSLTPFSQPIVPSYWSLELLIAAAFCGDCPPPSPPASTTSQGCAVPFYSSTYGMELLSELADLERQQEHHSTDKSEGQEQLIFDLQSFATLAVARALELDSKANSIADAEKQCPAKRTLNLRRKCNWTPRHEPVCPVKGGMDAIDSQELAIRVRLADLQRRYKEKQKELVKLQRKHDHQKEETPRSPARRGPGRPRKRKSTGLGPMAPPESQKKVKSVGVVLLTEESGRGGGDLMKKRRLSNRSFGRLGAVQVKMQSSQKSSLHEHHITQLKSKTAVSKTIQERETLGSSHLYTSQRSPKADSRLSNMTANESEGQSDTGSGDSGTQESWKGLMNSKKKSEAALNRLSACVQQPQAKGQDATEEGETFAEDTESSEQEEEEAEGSYNIDASHIMKVPPSRELPSSSILKDPSPSSVVKLEVNQKAKNKRERQELYGSQLWSNAEGEVKVKKRPHCRSTPDNTTKTLGVRRRPGRPRLQEKLWAGHYRKPAGLLSFSSTSERLRRATRKSSMLRGVLSKKSCWSTVVQSPQSDDTCKRRTRFRQSKGRAVSRLLESFAADDGFQLGGDSSFSDEDEENSSSSTRCSPAPPNCILTKNMLIEGLKILISKEDELLYAARVRTLDLPDIYSIVIDGERGNRPRIYSLEQLLQEAVLDVRPETEAVLTEGTRVCAFWSERSRCLYPGYVRRGGSNDECKPGGVMVEFDDGDRGWISLRNIRLLPPGYQIHYTESSPTLVSSGRLDKIVSCQDGRSSQIVRSSEKTTNTEDAKTTEKPIRKPGRPKGSGMKRFASDSVSKTSSSPLTWPSLAQPRRRASVNLFQLNGSASKKTMKNREAVFPHASVSVTSSAKCIFNSRSFEVDSFSSIANGYSSFCSQTSGMPVDGRSSPYGQGRKSEESDIPRGRKNEFLIKLDHEGVMNPKNKSSKAMLMLGGSGFGSKGIGASPKPEAYSHPVLLVKDKRKGDSSRAELLPIQRKPSPTLLMSKHGDMGLSCHRDCHSSYSDMDEEDEEEEERRRRSESVLGPASGGMRMAGRFLPHLSVSSSSSGSSSSSSSGSISSSSVCSSDNDSSYSSEDDENSTLLLQSCLTPHHSLLHPHKAPTGPTQHSFVAKAMAVSSTKGGNVDSAVRKPLKRKECLSSSSKPSKDLVKRQKLLADHSRPKLSSCMPARQLWRWSGNPTQRRGLKGKARKLYFKSIVRGRDTVHVGDCAVFLSAGRPHLPYIGRIESFWETWSSSMVVKVKWFYHPEETNLGKSLHDGKHALYQSCHEDENDVQTISHKCQVVSRKEYELLSRNRKPGSSLQDLYYLAGTYDPTSGQLLTADGMSILC; the protein is encoded by the exons GCAGTGGACTGATGGGTAACTCCTCGGCCTCATTTATGGGGACGTTTCTTGCCAGCAGCTTGGGTTCCTCTCCCTCACACCCACCTCACCCCTCCAGACCTCCATCCTCCCCCTCTTCTCCTCCATGTCGTGGAGGGCCACACTCCACCGCCTCCCAGATCTGGTTCCCACACTCACACGAAG CAGCCCCAGGGTACCCACGCTTCTCAGGAAGTCTAGCCCACACATTCCTTCCTATAAGTCATTTGGATCACCATGCCAACAGTGGGGTTCTCTATGGTCAACATCATTTTTATGACACCCAAAAAG AAAACTTCTACTTGAGAAGCCTTCCTTCCCAACCTCCACTCATTTCAGCCAATCACAGCATTCCACCCATGTCAAGGACAGAGCCAGGGAACACCCAGGTTTCTTGCAGTAGAGACACAGGAAGTGCTGTAAACTTGCACAAGAGTCTTAAGGAAGCCAGTATAGACAAAGGCATGGTCTCAGGAACAAAGGACAAAGAAAGGCCCAGCAGTAAGCATGATTCAAAAGATCGCCACTCCCATAACCAACATCCGCAACCCCAGCACCTCCACTCACACCAGCCTCAACACCATTCTCATCACTCTTCCACTATGGACAACTTGAATGCCATGGAGAGGCACAAAGCTTCCTTACTTATGGAGTACAAGGACCATTCACAGAGCATGAGTAAACCTCTTAGTGCCTGTCTACTTAATGGAAAGATGCAGAATGGAGACTCTCGGGCTGAGGTTGGGTCCAAAGGATCCATGCCTAGCTGTGGAGGAGAGAGCATGGGTAGGGGTCCTGGAGACTCAACAAATGCACAAGCAAGACACATGGGTAACAGCAGTACTGGGCGCTGTACGAAAGAAGCTGTGAGTGGAGAGATGAGAATCAGTGAGCAGCCCCCTCCTGACTGTGTAGAAAGGGGTCAGGTGTTACATCAGTCGTTGTCCTACTCTGTGCCTCCTCCTTTGCCTGTGGGCTCAGCAACTGGTGGGGGGCATCCAGGCAGCTTTCACTGTTTACAGTTCCATACTAGTCATCCACATCACACCCAACACCCACACCACAGCCATCACTCCCACCATCACCCGGATTTTTTCTGCCCCCCTCCTCCTGCCCCAATAACCAATTCTTCCTTACATGAAAAAGGGGTTGGCAGCAGTGGAGCAAGAGAACCCAAAGCAACCAGACCCACATTTGTACCATCTGTAGGCCACCTTGGGGAGAAAGCTGGAGGTCCCTTTCAACTGGGAAACCCTGAATGTCAGGGTGTGGCTGGTGGGGGAAGCAGTACCAAAGAAAAGGCAATGGAAAAGACAAGTGGGGGTGTGGGGCATTCTGGGAACTGGCACCGAAAACATCAGGAGCATCAACATCAACAGCAGCAGCCTGCACCACAAAAGCAGCATCCCTACCGAAAAGCAGAAAAAGCCCCTGACTGGATGCACAACAATGATCATCACttacagcaacagcagcagagCCATACTCGGCAGCATCAGGCTGCGCGCTCCCATAGTGCAGACTGCATCAATGGCATAGACACAGAGGTATATAGATCCGCTCTGACACAGGAGCCCAAAACTGGCCATCTGTTAACTCATCTTAGTAATGTTAATCCACAATCCTTTAGGGATTGCTCACATTCTGGGTCAACTCCTAACTCCTCACCCCTTGCAAAGACCATATCGCAGCAAGGGCCTGGTTCTGGAGGTGGGAGCTGCTCCATGCAGAGAGAAGGCCAAAAGGTAGCCCGTATCCGCCACCAGCAGCATGGCAGAACAGGTTCAGGTGCTCCCTCAGCAGAGCTGGGGCAGACCAGTAACAGTCAAGAGATGAAGCGGAAAATGGACATGTCTCCATATGGTTATAATAACAGTTCACAGCATCATTCACATCAGCAATCACCTGTGCCACCATGGGCAATGCACCCCCATCATATCCACCTGGAGGAGGATCAGCGCAgggtttacatggagtctgtcaGTGGACCTGCCAGCGTTAGGCAGCAGCCCCATCAACACCAGTCGGCTGGAATGGGTCCCCCACCTGCTCCTGCACAGAACCAGCAGGAGGTTTTGGGTCCACAGGGAGAGGGCAGTGCCATGAAAAACCTTCTTAAGTATAGCAACCAGCAGCAGCCTCTTCTTCTGTCCCAGAAAACCCCATTTGGAGGACTGGGAAGCATCAAAATGGGACCTAACAGCACAAACTGCACCTTGCAGACTGTCAAAACAACCCTGCCTTCCAGGAAAGTCATAACCAGTGAGAGTGAACGCCATGACTGTGGAGGACGAAGCAGGGAGATTGGGGAAGTAGCTCATGGGGAGGGGGAGGTGCGGCAACCTCCTGTGGGTATCGCAGTTGCTGTGGCGCGGCAGAAAGAACCAACTTGCAGACCTCCTGACAACCATCCAAGCAGCTGCCAGGGGCGGATCCACTCTGGTATGAAAG gcgCTTCACGGCCCATGTATCCCACAGACTCATCCAGAGAGGAGGACAGAAAGAGAATGAATGGGGAACACATGGGCATCAGTGGGGGTCATCCATGCCTGGACAGAGAGCAAGAATCATTTATCAG gGACAACAAGGAAAGGGTTGAATTTGCAAGGATTCATCCCTCCAATAGTTGTCGAGGTGACATTCCCTCTCATTTGATGGTGCCTAGTGGCACGTCCCTTCAGTCAGGCCAATTGGGAGACCCTGCGGCACATGCACACTCGGCACACCACCACTGGATGCCTCGCACAGCAAGTCCTTCCCTTTGGATGACAGGCCATTCCTATG GAATAAGCCACACCAGTCTCCACCAGAATCTTCCCCCTGGTTTCTCTGCAACTATGCCTGCTCCACTCCAGCCTGTATTACCCCTGCCTCAGGACCCTTCTGCCCAGCTAGTTGTGTTACCTACTGAGCCTACTTCCCATCCAGCCACGCATCACTTAG ATGTGATGGAGCAACCGGGTCTATGGCCTCCAGTGTACAGGGCCCGGGGGCCTCCCTCCCACATGCAGCATCCCGCTGTGTACTCTCGCTCCCAGTTTCTAAGGCAACAAGAACTGTATGCACTCCAGCAACATCAGCAGCTGCAGCATCAGCAACATCCTGGCCATCAGCAACTGCCTCAACCACCACAGCAACACAGAGGGGCACACAGCATAGAGCCTCAGCACAGAAATACCCACAACCAG ATGCAGAAGAAACCCGAGGACCATGGTGCATGTACCGTGGACTTACAGGACATCCTCTCTGAGCCCAGGAACCCCAAAGCTACCAAGTCGTATACCTTTGGCTCTTCGAACCGGGCTACATCGCCACCCAGGGCCTCTGCCGCACACATGTCGCCATGTTGTCAGTCACCATGTATGCATCCTCATCCAAAAAGCACACCCTCCACCCCTTGCCCTGTCCCAAGTCCTGCTGCTACTGTACCCTGTTCCCCTGCTATTAGCCCTGCTCCATCGCAGCTACCCAATATAACAGAAACTCAGGACAAGAGAGCAAAGGGCCAGCCACCACAAGACTACCCTCAGACTATGGAACCAG ATCTTCCACCAGGATACAGCTATCCTGCAATCGCCATGGGATACAGAAGTGGGCCCTCATCACAGGATGTACAACTAGCTGAACCAGCTGAGCTTGAAGCCATTCCAGTTGAGCCAGTTGAGCATGCTCCAGCCCCTATGTCCAGTATTGGGGAAGGGCCAGAGTGCCATGCAATAGTAAGACCCATCACAGATTCTCAGCTGCCACTGGATAAAAAGAGTGAGGAAGAGCAGGCACAAGAGCAGGCACATGCTGCACTGGAGCAGAATGGAGAGCCGGATACAGTGGGCTGCTCTGTGCCTGTGGAACACGAACAAGCACAGGGAGAGGCAGCAATGCTCATTTGCCACCCTGAAGAGTCATCAGTCTGTGAAGCACCACCGTGTCCTGGTAGCTGGTTAGAGGATCCAGTACATAAGGACTCGACCATAGTCTGTCAGGAGGATGGTGACCTTCTTGAGAAGGAAAATGTTGTTTCTGAGCTGAATCCACAGACAGCCAAAGTTCCCGAACACACATGTGTTCCACTTAATCCAGCTGACCTCCAACCCAGCACGGGCACTGAGGTAGTGGCAAAAGAGATAGAAAAGGAAGCTCAGGAGGAAGACTGTGTCCAAATTATCTCTGCTCCTTCATCTCCTACCAGTCTCACTCCATTCTCACAGCCAATTGTGCCAAGTTATTGGAGCCTGGAGCTCCTGATCGCCGCTGCTTTCTGCGGCGACTGCCCTCCCCCCTCCCCACCTGCTTCCACCACTTCTCAGGGCTGTGCTGTCCCCTTCTATTCCAGTACATATGGCATGGAGCTCCTCAGTGAGCTGGCTGATCTGGAGCGCCAACAGGAACACCACAGTACAGACAAAAGTGAAG GACAAGAGCAACTGATATTTGACCTCCAGAGTTTCGCTACCTTGGCAGTGGCTCGTGCCCTGGAGTTGGACTCCAAGGCAAACAGTATTGCAGATGCTGAGAAGCAATGTCCAGCCAAAAGAACCCTAAACCTGCGGCGAAAATGCAATTGGACACCTCGCCATGAGCCT GTGTGTCCTGTGAAGGGTGGTATGGATGCTATAGACAGTCAGGAATTGGCTATACGAGTGAGGCTGGCAGATTTGCAACGACGCtacaaagagaaacagaaggagTTAGTCAAACTTCAGAGGAAGCATGACCACCA gaAAGAGGAGACTCCTCGAAGTCCTGCACGTCGGGGCCCTGGACGACCACGAAAGCGGAAATCAACCGGTCTAGGGCCTATGGCTCCCCCTGAATCCCAAAAGAAAGTCAA GTCTGTGGGGGTGGTGCTACTGACAGAGGAGTCAGGAAGAGGAGGTGGGGATttgatgaagaagaggaggctGTCCAACAGGAGCTTTGGTCGTCTTGGAGCTGTACAG GTTAAGATGCAGTCCTCTCAAAAGAGCAGCCTCCATGAGCACCACATAACACAGCTGAAGTCCAAAACTGCTGTCAGTAAAACCATCCAGGAGCGAGAAACCTTGGGGTCTTCTCACTTGTACACTTCTCAGCGCAGCCCAAAAGCAGATTCCAGACTCTCTAACATGACGGCCAACGAGTCTGAAGGCCAAAGTGACACAG GAAGTGGAGACAGCGGCACTCAGGAGAGCTGGAAGGGCCTGATGAATAGTAAGAAGAAAAGTGAGGCAGCTTTAAATCGACTTTCAGCCTGTGTGCAGCAGCCTCAGGCCAAAGGACAGGATGCAACAGAGGAAGGGGAAACCTTTGCAGAGGATACAGAGTCCTCTGAGCAAG AAGAAGAGGAAGCAGAAGGCAGTTACAACATCGATGCAAGCCATATCATGAAAGTCCCACCCTCCAGGGAGCTCCCATCCAGCTCCATCCTAAAAGACCCCTCCCCTTCCTCTGTTGTGAAACTGGAAGTCAATCAGAAGGcaaagaataaaagagaaaggcAGGAGCTGTATG GTTCCCAACTTTGGTCGAATGCAGAAGGTGAGGTGAAAGTAAAGAAAAGGCCCCACTGCAGGTCAACACCAGACAATACAACTAAGACCTTGGGGGTGAGGAGGAGACCAGGTCGTCCAAGACTACAGGAAAAGCTGTGGGCTGGTCACTATCGGAAACCTGCAGGCCTCTTGTCTTTCTCCAGTACCAGCGAGAGGTTGAGGCGAGCCACACGAAAGAGCTCCATGCTCCGTGGAGTGCTTAGCAAG AAGAGTTGTTGGTCAACTGTGGTCCAGTCTCCTCAGAGTGATGACACCTGTAAACGGCGGACCAGATTTCGACAG tctaaAGGGCGCGCAGTCAGTCGTCTATTGGAAAGCTTTGCAGCAGACGATGGCTTCCAGCTGGGTGGAGATAGCAGTTTctctgatgaggatgaggagaacTCTTCGTCAAGCACCAGATGTTCTCCCG CTCCTCCAAACTGTATACTGACCAAAAACATGCTGATTGAAGGGCTGAAAATCCTCATCAGTAAAGAAGATGAGCTTCTGTACGCCGCCCGTGTGAGAACTCTAGATCTGCCTGACAT ctACAGCATTGTTATcgatggagagagaggaaacCGCCCCAGAATCTACTCCCTGGAGCAGCTCTTGCAGGAAGCA GTTTTGGATGTGCGTCCTGAAACAGAGGCGGTGCTGACCGAGGGGACGAGAGTTTGTGCCTTCTGGAGTGAGCGCTCACGATGTCTTTACCCAGGCTATGTGCGCAGGG GTGGCTCTAATGATGAGTGTAAGCCAGGTGGAGTGATGGTAGAGTTTGATGATGGGGACAGAGGATGGATCTCTCTCCGTAACATTCGTCTCCTTCCACCTGGATACCAGATTCATT ATACTGAGTCCAGTCCAACTCTGGTTTCCAGTGGTCGATTAGACAAGATAGTTTCATGTCAGGATGGAAGAAGCTCACAGATTGTAAGATCCTCTGAGAAAACAACTAACACAGAGGACGCTAAAACCACAGAAAAGCCAATAAGAAAACCAG GGAGACCTAAAGGTTCAGGAATGAAGAGGTTTGCCTCAGATAGTGTCTCTAAAACCTCATCATCTCCCCTTACCTGGCCATCATTAGCTCAGCCTAGAAGGAGAGCATCTGTCAATTTGTTTCAACTTAATGGTTCAGCATCCAAGAAGACCATGAAGAACAGAGAGGCAGTGTTTCCTCATGCTTCAGTCTCTGTGACATCATCAGCCAAATGCATCTTCAATAGCAGGTCCTTTGAGGTGGACTCTTTCAGTAGTATTGCTAATGGCTACTCATCTTTCTGCAGCCAGACATCTGGCATGCCTGTAGATGGCAGAAGCAGCCCCTATGGGCAGGGCAGAAAGTCTGAGGAATCGGACATTCCTCGAGGAAGGAAAAATGAATTCCTGATCAAGCTGGATCACGAAGGAGTAATGAATCCCAAGAACAAGAGCAGCAAGGCTATGCTAATGTTAGGAGGTTCTGGATTTGGATCTAAAGGTATAGGTGCTTCACCCAAGCCTGAAGCATATTCCCACCCAGTTCTGTTGGTAAAGGACAAACGGAAGGGAGACAGTTCTCGGGCAGAGCTCCTACCGATCCAGAGAAAGCCATCCCCAACTTTGCTAATGAGCAAGCATGGAGACATGGGCCTTAGTTGCCACAGGGACTGTCATAGCTCTTATTCAGACAtggatgaggaagatgaagaagaagaggaaaggaggagaagaagtgAATCAGTTCTGGGCCCAGCCTCTGGTGGCATGAGGATGGCTGGTCGTTTTCTCCCCCACCTCTCTGTTTCCTCATCTTCTTCAGGGTCATCTAGCTCTTCTAGTTCAGGCTCCATTTCCAGTTCCAGCGTCTGCTCATCTGACAATGACTCCTCCTATAGTTCTGAGGATGATGAGAACTCCACGCTGCTCTTACAGAGCTGCCTAACACCACATCACTCCCTGCTCCATCCCCATAAAGCTCCAACTGGACCCACACAGCATTCATTTGTGGCCAAAGCTATGGCTGTCTCTAGCACCAAAGGTGGGAATGTTGACAGTGCTGTCCGCAAGCCCCTAAAGAGGAAAGAGTGCCTCAGTTCATCCAGCAAACCATCCAAAGACCTGGTCAAGAGACAAAAGCTTCTGGCTGACCATAGCAGGCCCAAATTGTCTTCTTGCATGCCAGCAAGGCAACTGTGGAGATGGTCCGGGAATCCCACACAG AGACGTGGGCTAAAAGGGAAAGCACGTAAGCTCTACTTTAAGTCCATAGTCCGGGGCAGGGACACAGTGCATGTAGGAGACTGTGCAGTGTTCCTGTCAGCTGGTCGTCCCCACCTACCCTACATTGGCCGCATTGAGAGCTTCTGGGAGACCTGGTCTAGCAGCATGGTAGTCAAGGTCAAGTGGTTCTACCATCCTGAAGAGACCAATCTTGGCAAGAGTCTTCATGATGGCAAG CATGCCCTCTATCAATCATGCCATGAGGATGAGAATGACGTGCAGACAATCTCTCATAAGTGCCAGGTTGTGAGCCGTAAGGAATATGAGCTTCTGAGCCGCAACAGGAAGCCTGGTAGCAGCCTTCAGGACCTCTACTACCTGGCTGGTACCTATGACCCCACCAGTGGCCAGCTGCTCACTGCAGACGGAATGTCTATTCTCTGCTAG